From the genome of Zalophus californianus isolate mZalCal1 chromosome 6, mZalCal1.pri.v2, whole genome shotgun sequence, one region includes:
- the PLA2G4E gene encoding cytosolic phospholipase A2 epsilon gives MTLQSSEACPGLGTDVFIPQSLQETEEDSRSERNVSEFEHPQDPETPNLPPLLPIALWGSQGGLSPCHLLTVKVIRMKNVRQADRVSQTDCFVSLWLPTASRERLKTRTISNCPNPEWNETFSFQIQSQVKNVLELSVCDEDTLTPDDHLLTILYDLTKLCFRKKTHVKFPLNPEGLEELEVEFLLEESPSPPEILITNGVLVSRQVSRLEVHAECQRRKKSRKMKDLLVTVKESFEHTQRVSCCREPCCANPACFHYPEYFQPCLHVDVPKNQWSSGLCCCCAHRKTSPIHQPLDCLPDGQTVTLPVGENCELHMKSTPCPQMLDVRLGFSLCPAEQEFLQKRKVVVAKALQQVLQLEEDLSADEVPLIAIMATGGGTRSMTAMYGHLLGLQKLNILNCASYITGLSGATWTMATLYRDPNWSSKNLEPAIFEARRHVVKDKMPALFPDQLSKFQEELRQRSQEGYKVTFTDFWGLLVEACLGDERNESKLSDQRAALCEGQNPLPIYLTINVKDDVSNQDFREWCEFSPYEVGLQKYGAFIPTELFGSEFFMGRLMKRIPESRMCYMLGLWSSIFSLNLLDAWNLSQSSEEFFHRWTRERVHDIEDEPLLPEIPKCDANVLDTAVVIPGSWLSSTFRSILTHRSFVSQFHNFLLGLQLHTDYLQNSQFSRWRDTVLDGFPNQLTESVKHLCLLDTAFFVNSSYPPLLRPERKVDLIIHLNYCAGSQTKPMKQTCEYCTVQNIPFPKYELQEDEENLKECYLLENSQEPDAPIILFFPLINDTFQKYKAPGVARSPEELEQGHVDIYGPQTPYATKELTYTEAAFDKLVKLSEYNILNNKDKLLQALRLAVEKKKHLKSECPS, from the exons TGAGCCAGACAGACTGCTTTGTGAGCCTCTGGCTGCCCACCGCTTCTCGTGAGAGGCTGAAGACCAGGACCATCTCCAACTGCCCGAACCCAGAGTGGAATGAAACCTTCAGCTTCCAGATCCAAAGCCAAGTGAAG AACGTGCTAGAGCTGAGCGTCTGTGATGAAGATACACTGACACCAGATGACCATCTCTTGACAATCCTCTATGACCTCACCAAACTCTGCTTCCGAAAGAAAACCCATGTGAAGTTCCCACTCAACCCAGAG GGCTTGGAAGAGCTGGAGGTAGAgttcctgctggaggagag tcCCTCTCCACCTGAGATCCTCATCACCAATGGCGTGCTCGTG TCTCGGCAAGTCTCCCGCCTGGAGGTTCATGCAGAATGCCAGAGGcggaagaagagcaggaaaa TGAAGGACCTCCTGGTGACAGTGAAGGAGTCCTTCGAGCACACCCAACGCGTCTCATGCTGCCGGGAGCCCTGCTGCGCAAACCCGGCCTGCTTCCACTACCCCGAGTACTTCCAGCCCTGCCTGCACGTGGACGTGCCCAAGAACCAGTGGAGCAGCGGG CTTTGCTGTTGCTGTGCGCACAGGAAGACCAGCCCCATCCACCAGCCCCTTGACTGCCTTCCCGATGGCCAGACGGTGACCCTGCCCGTG GGTGAGAACTGTGAATTACATATGAAGTCTACACCCTG CCCTCAGATGCTGGATGTGCGGCTGGGCTTCAGCCTGTGCCCCGCAGAGCAGGAGTTCCTGCAGAAGCGGAAGGTGGTGGTGGCGAAGGCCCTGCAACAGGTGTTGCAGCTGGAGGAGGACCTGTCTGCGGACGAG GTACCGCTGATAGCCATCATGGCCACTGGGGGTGGAACAAGATCCATGACCGCCATGTATGGCCACCTGCTGGGGCTGCAGAAGCTGAACATCCTGAACTGTGCCAGCTACATCACTGGCCTGTCTGGGGCCACCTG gaccATGGCTACCTTGTACCGTGACCCTAACTGGTCCTCTAAAAACCTAGAGCCTGCCATATTTGAGGCACGGAGGCACGTGGTCAAGGACAAGATGCCTGCCCTCTTCCCAGACCAGCTCTCCAAATTCCAGGAGGAACTTCGGCAGCGCAGTCAGGAAGGCTACAAGGTCACCTTCACAGATTTCTGGGGCCTGCTGGTTGAGGCCTGTCTGGGGGATGAG AGAAATGAATCCAAACTGTCAGATCAGCGTGCTGCTCTGTGTGAGGGCCAGAACCCCCTGCCCATCTACCTCACCATCAATGTCAAGGATGATGTAAGCAACCAGGATTTCAGAG AGTGGTGTGAGTTCTCCCCCTATGAGGTGGGCCTGCAGAAGTACGGGGCCTTCATCCCCACCGAGCTCTTTGGCTCTGAGTTCTTCATGGGGCGGCTGATGAAGAGGATCCCAGAGTCGCGGATGTGCTACATGCTAG GCCTGTGGAGCAGCATCTTCTCCCTAAACTTGCTTGATGCCTGGAATCTGTCCCAAAGCTCAGAGGAGTTTTTCCACAGATGGACCAGGGAGAGAGTGCACGACATCG aAGATGAGCCACTCCTGCCTGAAATCCCCAAATGTGATGCCAACGTCTTGGACACTgcggtggtgatcccagggtcatggctCTCCAGTACTTTCCGCAGCATCCTCACCCACCGGTCGTTTGTGTCTCAGTTCCACAACTTCCTGTTGGGCCTGCAGCTGCACACCGACTACCTCCAGAACAGCCAGTTCTCCAGGTGGAGAG ACACGGTGCTAGATGGTTTCCCAAACCAGCTGACAGAGTCTGTGAAGCACTTGTGCCTGTTGGACACCGCATTCTTCGTCAACTCCAGCTACCCACCCCTCCTTAGGCCCGAGAGAAAAGTCGATCTCATCATCCACCTCAATTACTGTGCTGGGTCCCAGACAAAG CCCATGAAACAAACCTGTGAGTACTGCACAGTGCAGAACATCCCCTTCCCCAAATATGAGTTGCAAGAGGACGAGGAAAACCTCAAGGAGTGCTACTTGCTGGAGAACTCCCAGGAGCCTGATGCCCCCATCATCCTTTTCTTCCCACTCATCAACGACACCTTCCAGAAGTACAAGGCCCCAG GTGTGGCGCGAAGCCCCGAGGAGCTGGAACAGGGCCACGTGGACATTTATGGCCCCCAAACTCCATACGCTACCAAGGAGCTGACATACACAGAGGCCGCCTTTGACAAGCTGGTGAAGCTCTCTGAGTACAACATCCTGAATAACAAGGACAAGCTCCTTCAGGCCTTGAGACTGGCGGTGGAGAAGAAGAAACACCTGAAGAGCGAGTGTCCCTCCTAA